In Thermodesulfobacteriota bacterium, the genomic window CTGTCCGTTCTCATCATCGCTCCCATCCCTTCCATCGGTCTAGAACGGCCAGACGTTGTCGAGGATCCGGACGAGCCAGCCCGGCTTCTGCTTGTCCTGGAGGACGCCGTCCCCCACCAGGAAGATCTCGGCGTCGGCGACCTTGGTGCTCAGGATCGTGTTCGCCACGGAGATGTCCTCGGGCCGCACCGCGCCCCGGAGGACCAGCGTCTGCTTCTCGTTGTTGATCGTGATCTCCTTGCGCGACTCCACCGAGAGCGTCCCGTTCGGCATCACTTCCGTGACGCGGGCGGTGATCGTCCCGATGATGCTCCCCGTCCGGTTCGTCGATCCCGTTCCCTTGAAGTCGTCCGTCATCTTGCCGCTCACGGTGGGCGAGAACGTGAATCCCTTCCCGTACAGGTTCGGCCGGTTCAGGTTCAGCGGCGCCCCGAAGAAGTCCGTGACCGCCGCGTCGAGGCTGGAGTTCCGCGCCGCGGCCGTGTCGGCGGCCCCCGACCCGGAGATGCTCTCGAGCACGTTTATGGTGAGCAGGTCGTTGACCCTCCTCGCCCGGAAGTCCTCGAGCAGCCCCCCTCCCTCGCGCCAGAGGGAGTTGGACGAGGACACCTCGGGAGGCCGCTCCTGGTGCTGGACGTATTTCGGAGGCGGCGGGGGAAGCTTCGGCGTGGTGGCGCACCCCTGCAGCAGGACGGCAGCGAGCAGCAGGGCGGCCGGTACGGACTTAGTAATCGACACGGACCGTGTTTTCATCGACCAGGATCCCCGTGACAATCTTTTTCGATGCAAGGTTGACGGTCCTCACGGAATCGTCCACGCGGGCGTCCTCGCGCGTCTCGCCGGCGGCGGCGATCCGCACCCCGCCGCTCTCGGCGACCAGGGTGACCTTCCGCCCCCGCTTCACGACCTTCGAGCCGGCAAGGTGCCGGGAAAGAAGCGGGACGTTCGCGCCGACCGACCGGTTCAGGACCTTCCCGACGGCCGCCTCCGGGTCCCGGAGGGCGCCCTGGGGAACCCGCCCGATCTCCGTACGGGCGAGATACACGTCGTCCTCCCCGAGGGAGCGGTCCCTGGACAGGCGGCGGGACGTCACCACGATCTCCTCGAACGCCTCCACGTCGGCCGTCGCCGTCACGACGGCGCCGTTCCCGTACTCCATCGCGAAGACCGTCTTTCCGGGAAGCCCCTTCCGGACGGAGATCCGCCGCGGCAGCTCCGCGGGCGGCCGCGCGTCCAGGGAGAGGTCCCGCAGCTCGACGTCGGACCATGGCCGCTGCGAGAGGACGTAATCCTTGAGGATCGCTTCGGGCGAAGGCACGGGCGCGCCCGCGGCGGCGGGCGCCGCGGCGGCGAGGAGCGCCAGAACGAAAAGGAGGCCGCCCCGGACGACCTTCATCGGATCAGGTTGTTGATGACCTGGAGCATCTCGTCGGAGGCTGTGACCGCCTTCGAGTTGATCTCGTAGGCCCGCTGGCTGACGATCATGTTGACCATCTCCTCGACGACGTTCACGTTGCTCATTTCGAGGAACCCCTGGCCGATCGTTCCCATCCCGTCCGCCCCGGGATTCGCCGTGATCGCCTCTCCCGACGATTCGGTCGGGGCGAACAGGTTCTTCCCGAGCGAACGGAGCCCCGCGGGGTTCGAGAAGCGCGCCAGGGCGATCTGCCCGACCTCGCTCGGGGTACCGCTTCCCGCCTGCGTGACGGTGATCTTCCCGTCGGT contains:
- the flgA gene encoding flagellar basal body P-ring formation chaperone FlgA translates to MKVVRGGLLFVLALLAAAAPAAAGAPVPSPEAILKDYVLSQRPWSDVELRDLSLDARPPAELPRRISVRKGLPGKTVFAMEYGNGAVVTATADVEAFEEIVVTSRRLSRDRSLGEDDVYLARTEIGRVPQGALRDPEAAVGKVLNRSVGANVPLLSRHLAGSKVVKRGRKVTLVAESGGVRIAAAGETREDARVDDSVRTVNLASKKIVTGILVDENTVRVDY
- a CDS encoding flagellar basal body L-ring protein FlgH, whose product is MKTRSVSITKSVPAALLLAAVLLQGCATTPKLPPPPPKYVQHQERPPEVSSSNSLWREGGGLLEDFRARRVNDLLTINVLESISGSGAADTAAARNSSLDAAVTDFFGAPLNLNRPNLYGKGFTFSPTVSGKMTDDFKGTGSTNRTGSIIGTITARVTEVMPNGTLSVESRKEITINNEKQTLVLRGAVRPEDISVANTILSTKVADAEIFLVGDGVLQDKQKPGWLVRILDNVWPF